From Bacteroidota bacterium, one genomic window encodes:
- a CDS encoding family 16 glycosylhydrolase codes for MERQFFNYGANDSIGFANIEASHKWVFIESFGNHQWDSANSCNNYYTEFGENIIFDANGICKLEANKNSGTYPYPCDGCWTVSGGGGQKSHHNFNTTGGQLITQQAFKYGAFELKFRWPDINLYGTTVGVGNNELVRGMFPAFWMFPHSPSMPDNMHYYEIDYFETAPQRYNLCGATIHRDTLTNSNSRTIDQKYSGITEASAYKITDFAAGKYHVVTGEWNPDYIDIFVDGKMVLSFNWEQDQLVPMNVYISIGGQTKAPNEQTHCTTSNTLTPYNMDIDYFKIYKLDTSNMTTVTVLNNYVWAGYGHWVKKSITIGGPGGNNDIVPANTKVALRLQILYCWEMGLNAVPMLIFMLWCKKLNKKTLNKQ; via the coding sequence TTGGAGCGACAATTTTTTAATTATGGTGCTAATGACTCAATAGGTTTTGCTAATATAGAAGCGAGCCATAAGTGGGTTTTTATTGAATCCTTTGGTAATCACCAGTGGGACTCAGCAAACAGTTGCAATAATTATTATACTGAGTTTGGTGAAAATATTATATTTGATGCAAATGGGATATGCAAACTAGAGGCAAACAAAAATTCAGGTACTTATCCTTATCCGTGTGATGGTTGTTGGACTGTCTCTGGTGGAGGTGGACAAAAAAGTCATCATAATTTTAATACTACTGGTGGGCAATTAATAACTCAACAAGCATTTAAATATGGAGCTTTCGAACTGAAATTTAGATGGCCTGATATTAATTTGTATGGCACAACTGTAGGCGTAGGTAATAATGAACTTGTAAGGGGGATGTTCCCTGCATTTTGGATGTTCCCCCATAGCCCCTCTATGCCTGATAATATGCACTATTATGAAATTGATTATTTTGAAACCGCCCCTCAGCGTTATAACCTATGTGGGGCCACAATACATCGAGACACCCTTACTAACTCTAATAGCAGAACAATTGATCAAAAATACTCGGGTATTACCGAGGCTTCAGCCTATAAAATTACTGACTTTGCTGCAGGAAAATACCATGTGGTAACAGGTGAATGGAATCCAGACTATATAGACATATTTGTTGACGGCAAAATGGTTTTAAGTTTTAACTGGGAACAAGACCAGCTAGTCCCTATGAATGTATATATATCTATTGGCGGGCAGACCAAAGCACCAAATGAACAAACGCATTGTACAACCAGCAATACCCTAACCCCTTACAATATGGATATTGATTATTTTAAAATATACAAGCTAGACACTAGCAATATGACAACAGTAACTGTTTTGAACAACTACGTGTGGGCTGGTTATGGACACTGGGTTAAAAAGAGTATTACAATAGGTGGGCCGGGTGGTAACAATGATATAGTGCCAGCTAATACCAAAGTTGCTTTAAGGCTACAGATTTTATATTGCTGGGAGATGGGTTTGAATGCGGTACCAATGCTGATTTTTATGCTATGGTGCAAAAAATTAAATAAGAAAACATTAAACAAACAGTAA